The sequence GTGTAGCCATGCGAATTACCCCGCATGCGGCCGGTCGGCAGCCCTATCTCGGTCGGCACATGATCGACTGCGACATTCGGAATATCATAGGGCGGCATCGCGCCCTCCGCCGCCATCGGATCGGCCTTGCCAGCAGCGCTCTCCATAGCGGACCATGGCGTTGCGTTATCGAACAGGCGGTGACCAAATTCGTAGGTGGTGGCCGGGGCCGCAATCCGGCAGCGCAACGACGAAATCATCCCGCCCTTTTCCATTTTCGCGGTGACCAGCGCAGCAACAGGAGTGCGCGGTCGCGTTTGCAATTGTTCCTGCCAGCGCGACCATGTCAACTGAATCGGGCGACCAATCTCTTTGGCAATCATAGCGACTTCAATCGCATGATCCACCTCTAACCGGCGGTCGAAACTACCGCCTGCCGGCATGGGATAAAGCACCACATCCGCAAGCGAAATATCGAGTGCCTCGGCGGCCGCATAGCGCGCTGCTTCGGGCGCTTGTGTCGCCATCCAGAGTTCCAGCTTGCCGTCTGTCAACCGCGCAGTCGCGCAAGCGGTTTCCAGCACAGTATGGTGAGCTGGTGCTACGTCATAACGCAAGGCAAGGTCTGGCGTGCCCATCAGCTTACGGCCCTCGCCCCGCGTCGCGACGCGTTTATTCTCACCTGTGCGAACGGCATCGTCCAGCAGCTCGCCAATCCGTGCCGATTCAACCGGGCCGGTAATGCGAAACAGTGGTGCCATTTTGTCGAGCGCTTTTTCCGCCGTCCACCATGTATCTGCTGCTGCCGCGAGCCAGCGCTTGCCTTCAACGATCCCGACAAGACCCTGCATTCCGTATGAGTTTTCTTTGGTGAAGTTCGACAATTCCGCCTTGGCAATCGGGCCATGCCGGATCGCTGCGTGGACCATATCTGGCAGTCTAATATCAGCGGCAAACTGGTATGTTCCGTCCACCTTGGCTGGCAGGTCTAGCCGTGGGAATGCCAGATCCGCTCCCAGCGCCGCCTCGGAAGGTGGTTCTGATGGCGCATCCGTATAGAGCGGCGGCGGGGACGGCGGACTGAACTTCGCAGCCTCCTCAGCGAGTTCGGCAAAGCTCGCGCGGCGGTCGCCAGCGATAATGAAGCCGCTCCGGGCCTCACACTCCTCCCACTCGATTTCCCAGCGCTCTGATGCAGCCATGGCCAGCACGGCGCGGGCACTGGCCGCAGCTTCTCGGCAGGGCATCTCATATGCGATGAGCGAAGTGCCGTCGGCCGTTACATTGAAACGGTTTTCCTGCGCATATCGGATCGCCAGCAGATCATCGGGCTGATCGACCAATTCCGGCGCGAAATCGGGTGCGAGCGATGACCAGAGCGGTGACCACTTTCCTGCCAAGGGAACATTGGCATAGGCCCCGCTAACAGGCGCTGGCTCGACCGCGATTTGCCGCCAATCCGCGCCAAGCTCCATCGCCACAACTTGCGGCAGGATAGTGCTTACGCCCTGCCCCATTTCCAATTGCGGAACCGCGACAGTGATTACGCCGTCCTTGCCGATCTTCAGCCAAGCATCAAAGGCGACTTCATCCGTTCCGGGCACCAGCGGCGTGGGGAAAGTGCGCGGCTGTATCGACCAGGCGAGCAGCAATCCGCCGCCAACTGCACCGCCAACGAGCAACCCGCGCCTGCTGATCGCCATAGTCAGACCTTTCCTCCATCCAGCCAGCTTGCGAGCTTCGCAGCAATGGCAGTGAATGCTTCGCCTTCTACGGCATCACCAGCGGCGGGCGGCTGCCCTACATCGCTAGCCTCGCGAATTGCCATCGCGAGCGGAATGCGCCCAAGAAACGGAATGCCTGTGCCGGACGCTGCATTTTCCACGCCGCCGCGCCCGAATGGGTCGCTGACCTCATGGCAATGCGGGCATTCATAGCCGGACATGTTTTCAACAAGCCCGATGATCGGCACGTCGCTATGTTCGAACAATTGCGCCGCGCGCTGGGCGTCTATCAGCGCAAGGTCTTGCGGGGTCGAGACGATGACAGCGCCCGCCGGCTTGAACTTCGCCATAAGCGACAGTTGCACATCACCTGTGCCGGGCGGCAGGTCGATCAAAAGAACTTCAGTGTCGCCCCACTGCGCGTCGACCAGCTGCCCCATCGCACTGCCCGCCATCGGACCGCGCCATGCGAGCGCCTTACCCGGTTCGATCAGTTGCCCCATCGACAGGACGGGAATGCCGGCATCGCTTATCACCGGTACAAGTTTCTCATTTTCAGCAATTGGCTTGGACTTCGCGCCCAGCAACGTCGGTTGGCTCGGGCCGTACACATCGGCATCGACCACGCCGACCTTCCGGCCCATTTTTGCGAGAGCGACAGCGAGATTGGCGGTCAGCGTTGATTTTCCGACGCCGCCCTTGCCCGATCCCACTGCAATGATCCGGCGTAAAGTGCGACTTGCCACCATCGCCACGCGCACTTCGGTAATGCCGTCCACTTCGCTCAAGGCTTCCTTGGCGCCTCGCTCAATCGCTCCGCGCTGGTCTTCGGAAAGACCGCTGGATTCAAGGATCACTGTGGCGATTCCATCCACAGCTTTTGCCGATTGCAGCCGTTCGGCAATCACTTCCGGCAAGTGCGCTTTTATCTCGTCGAGTGTCATTGCAATCGCCCCTAGCAGGATTTTCGTGCGCGAGGCCCTGTTTTTCCTTCAAAGCCGTACCTATAAAGGTTGCATGAGAATATTGGACGGTTTTCGCAACCAGATCGCACTGGCTATGGCCGGTAAAAAAGGCAGTCCCTGGGGCTCCGGAGATAATTCGGGTTCCGGAGGAGACGATGGAGATGGCGATTCGGGTGGCTCGAAGCCTTCCGGGCCGCGCAATCCATGGCTTCCCGGTGGAGGCGGCAAGGATGGTCCGCGCCGTTCAGCCAATATCGAAGACATTTTCAAAAACCGCGGCCCCGAAGGCCCGCGCCGTGGCGGCGGTGGTGGAGGATTTAAAATGCCCCCACGTCCGGGCGGCAAAAGCTGGTTCCCGGTAATTGCCTTCGCGCTGGTAGGACTGTGGGTCTTTATGACCGGCTTCCATCAGGTCGAACGCAACGAAGAAGGCGTGGTGACCACATTCGGGAAATATTCCCGGACGATTGGCCCTGGCATCTCTCTGACGATGCCCGCGCCCTTCCAACAGGTATATAAAGCGGACGTTACGACTGTTCAGTCGATCCGTATTCCTGAAGAAGGCACGGAGAAGCTGATTCTGACTGGCGACCAGAACCTCGTCGATTTGCAGTATAAGATTCGTTACCGGATCAAGGATCTCAAGCAATTCCGGTTCCAATTGGCGGAACCCAGGCAAACCGTTGTCGAAGTAGCAGAGGCTGCAATGCGCGCCTCCGTCGCCGAGCAAACGTTGGATGACACATTCAGCGGCGCAGGCCGTGCGGAGATTCAAGACCGTGTTCGCAGCCGTATGCAGGGCATCCTTGATGCCTACCGTGCAGGCGTGACCGTCGTCGGTATCGACATTGAAGAAACTGATCCGCCAGCTGAAGTCGTCGATGCGTTTAAGGATGTTTCCGTGGCTGAGCAGGACGCCAACGCCGCTATCAACCGGGCCCGCGCGGTCGAACAGCAAATTCTCGCTGGCGCGGAAGGTGACACGGCAGCCTTTGATAAGGTTTACGAAGAATATCGTCAGGCGCCCGAAGTGACACGGCGCAGGCTCTATTATGAAACAATGGAGCGCGTGCTTTCGAACACGGACAAGACCGTGGTCGAAACCGAAGGCGTACAGACCTACCTCCCGCTGCCTGAGATCCGCAAACGGTCGCAGGCACAATCGGCGGCGCAGCCAAGTACCATTACCGTGGAGGGCCAGTAATCATGGGCAATATTTGGCAAGATCATAAGACATCACTCATCGCCATCGGCCTCGTCGTTTTGGCGCTGTTCTCGACAATCATCGTTGTACCCGAAACCCAGCAGGGCGTCGTTATCCGGACCGGTGAACCCGTCCGTGTGGTCAACAAGTTCCGCCCCGATCAAGATTACGGCGAAACGGGCGCTGGCGTTCAATGGCGTATCCCGATCATCGAGCGGGTCGAATATGTCGACAAGCGTATCCTCGATCTGGATATGGAGCGCGAGCAGGTCCTTTCGAGCGATCAGCAACGTTTGCAGGTCGATGCTTATGCGCGGTTCCGCGTTATCGATCCGGTTCTGATGGTCGAGCGCGCTGGCACTACCCAGGGGCTGCGCGCGCAGCTTGAACCAATTCTAAACTCGGTTGTTCGGCAAGAACTGGGCCGCTTTACCTTCGCAGCAATGCTGACGGCAGAGCGCGGTACCGCCATGTCAAACATCACCCGGAAGATGGACGAAGAAGCCCGCGCCTACGGCGCTCAGGTAATCGACGTCCGAATTAAGCGCACCGACCTTCCTGAAGGCACGCCGCTCGCCGCTGCATTTACCCGTATGGAAACTGACCGCCAGCGCGAAGCCGCAACAATTCGCGCTCAGGGCCGTAAAAATGCCCAGATCATCCGCGCCGAAGCGAATGCCAAGGCAGCCAAGATTTACGCAGATAGCTACGGCGTCGACCCCGGTTTCTACGACTTTTACCGCGCGATGCAGAGCTATGACACGACGTTCGGCAAAGCCGCCGCTGGTCAGGATAAGGGCGAAAGCAGCATCATTCTATCGCCGAACAACGAATATCTGCGCCAGTTCCGCGGGCGGTAGGCTTTCGGGCTGACCGGGTCCATTCAAACGGCGTTAAGCCGCTTTGGAGTGAATGGGGGAATAACTACGGGCGTAATCGCGCCTGTTGAGACAAACAAAGAGGATTTTGTACCTGTGCGTTACGCTTATGGAATTTCAACTGCTCTCCTGCTTGGCGGTGCTGCCATCACTCTGGCCACCGGTTATCCAGCCGGCGCGCAAGTCGCCCAGAACGAAAATATGCGGATCGACGACGCTGTGCCGCGCCCCGGCGCGCCCGCCAGTTTCGCCAATCTGACAGAGCAATTGCAGCCTGCCGTGGTCAATATCTCGACCCGCCAGCGCGTTCAGGTCAGTGCCAACCCCTTCGCCGGAACGCCGCTGGCCGAAATGTTCGGCAATCGCGGCGGCCAGCCCCAAACACGCGAAGCGCAGTCGCTGGGTTCCGGCTTTATCATCAGCGCGGACGGCTACATCGTCACCAACAATCACGTGGTCAGCCCCAGCGGGCGCGGTACGGTTGAAGAAATTACCGTCACCATGCCGGACGGCGCGGAATATCCCGCAGAGCTAGTCGGCAAGGATGCAGATTCGGATCTCGCGGTTCTCAAGATCAAACGCGGCGAAGCTTTCCCATTCGTCAAATTCGGCAATTCGGGTGAAGCGCGCGTGGGTGACTGGGTTATTGCGATCGGCAATCCCTTCGGCCTCGGCGGAACGGTTACGTCGGGTATCGTCTCGGCAGTATTACGTAACACGGGCCAAGGCGGCGCGTATGACCGCTTCATCCAGACTGATGCGAGCATCAATCGCGGTAATTCCGGCGGTCCGATGTTCGACATGCAAGGCAATGTCATCGGCATCAACAATGCGATCTTCTCGCCGTCAGGCGGCAGTGTCGGCATCGGCTTTGCCATTCCGGCAGACGTCGCCAGCCCTATCGTGAATAAGCTGATCGCGGGCGAGGAAATCCAGCGCGGCTATCTGGGTGTCCAGATTCGTCCCGTCGATGACGATCTCGCCAGCGCCCTTGGCCTCGGCGACAAGAACGGCGAATTCATCGGCGCAGTCGAACCCGATGCCGCAGCGGATAAGGCCGGTATCAAGGCAGGTGACGTGGTAGTGAAGGTCGACAATAAGTCCGTCACCTCCAAACAGACGCTGTCGTTCTTGGTTGCCAATGTGGAACCGGGCCAGACAATCCCGATCGAACTCTTCCGCCAAGGCAAACGCCGCACTGTCAATGTCACAGTTGGCAAGCGACCCTCGCCAGAAGAACTACGCCAATCGCAGATGTTCCAAAATGACGACGACACGGCCACCGACGAGCCAGGCATGAGCGACGGGACAGTGACCGAATCGCTTGGCCTGCAGGTGGTGCCGGTCACGCCGCGCATTGCACGGCAATTGGGCGCTCCTGAGGACACCAAGGGCCTTGCGATTGGCGCGGTCGAT comes from Altererythrobacter sp. ZODW24 and encodes:
- a CDS encoding molybdopterin cofactor-binding domain-containing protein, producing the protein MAISRRGLLVGGAVGGGLLLAWSIQPRTFPTPLVPGTDEVAFDAWLKIGKDGVITVAVPQLEMGQGVSTILPQVVAMELGADWRQIAVEPAPVSGAYANVPLAGKWSPLWSSLAPDFAPELVDQPDDLLAIRYAQENRFNVTADGTSLIAYEMPCREAAASARAVLAMAASERWEIEWEECEARSGFIIAGDRRASFAELAEEAAKFSPPSPPPLYTDAPSEPPSEAALGADLAFPRLDLPAKVDGTYQFAADIRLPDMVHAAIRHGPIAKAELSNFTKENSYGMQGLVGIVEGKRWLAAAADTWWTAEKALDKMAPLFRITGPVESARIGELLDDAVRTGENKRVATRGEGRKLMGTPDLALRYDVAPAHHTVLETACATARLTDGKLELWMATQAPEAARYAAAEALDISLADVVLYPMPAGGSFDRRLEVDHAIEVAMIAKEIGRPIQLTWSRWQEQLQTRPRTPVAALVTAKMEKGGMISSLRCRIAAPATTYEFGHRLFDNATPWSAMESAAGKADPMAAEGAMPPYDIPNVAVDHVPTEIGLPTGRMRGNSHGYTAFFIESFIDEVARRNDREPLSFRMQMLGGDLRLAECLQRTARLANWDGGAEQSGQGVACHRMEDGTGSGRIACIATAAPGEGGIRVSKISAVVDIGRIVNLDIARQQIEGGLLFGLGLALGHQADYVQGLPTAGRIAQLGLPRLADCPEIEVEFVASDAEPFDPGELGVAVVAPAIANALFSATGVRFRNLPLLSDGL
- a CDS encoding Mrp/NBP35 family ATP-binding protein → MTLDEIKAHLPEVIAERLQSAKAVDGIATVILESSGLSEDQRGAIERGAKEALSEVDGITEVRVAMVASRTLRRIIAVGSGKGGVGKSTLTANLAVALAKMGRKVGVVDADVYGPSQPTLLGAKSKPIAENEKLVPVISDAGIPVLSMGQLIEPGKALAWRGPMAGSAMGQLVDAQWGDTEVLLIDLPPGTGDVQLSLMAKFKPAGAVIVSTPQDLALIDAQRAAQLFEHSDVPIIGLVENMSGYECPHCHEVSDPFGRGGVENAASGTGIPFLGRIPLAMAIREASDVGQPPAAGDAVEGEAFTAIAAKLASWLDGGKV
- a CDS encoding protease modulator HflK, with protein sequence MRILDGFRNQIALAMAGKKGSPWGSGDNSGSGGDDGDGDSGGSKPSGPRNPWLPGGGGKDGPRRSANIEDIFKNRGPEGPRRGGGGGGFKMPPRPGGKSWFPVIAFALVGLWVFMTGFHQVERNEEGVVTTFGKYSRTIGPGISLTMPAPFQQVYKADVTTVQSIRIPEEGTEKLILTGDQNLVDLQYKIRYRIKDLKQFRFQLAEPRQTVVEVAEAAMRASVAEQTLDDTFSGAGRAEIQDRVRSRMQGILDAYRAGVTVVGIDIEETDPPAEVVDAFKDVSVAEQDANAAINRARAVEQQILAGAEGDTAAFDKVYEEYRQAPEVTRRRLYYETMERVLSNTDKTVVETEGVQTYLPLPEIRKRSQAQSAAQPSTITVEGQ
- a CDS encoding protease modulator HflC, whose translation is MGNIWQDHKTSLIAIGLVVLALFSTIIVVPETQQGVVIRTGEPVRVVNKFRPDQDYGETGAGVQWRIPIIERVEYVDKRILDLDMEREQVLSSDQQRLQVDAYARFRVIDPVLMVERAGTTQGLRAQLEPILNSVVRQELGRFTFAAMLTAERGTAMSNITRKMDEEARAYGAQVIDVRIKRTDLPEGTPLAAAFTRMETDRQREAATIRAQGRKNAQIIRAEANAKAAKIYADSYGVDPGFYDFYRAMQSYDTTFGKAAAGQDKGESSIILSPNNEYLRQFRGR
- a CDS encoding Do family serine endopeptidase: MRYAYGISTALLLGGAAITLATGYPAGAQVAQNENMRIDDAVPRPGAPASFANLTEQLQPAVVNISTRQRVQVSANPFAGTPLAEMFGNRGGQPQTREAQSLGSGFIISADGYIVTNNHVVSPSGRGTVEEITVTMPDGAEYPAELVGKDADSDLAVLKIKRGEAFPFVKFGNSGEARVGDWVIAIGNPFGLGGTVTSGIVSAVLRNTGQGGAYDRFIQTDASINRGNSGGPMFDMQGNVIGINNAIFSPSGGSVGIGFAIPADVASPIVNKLIAGEEIQRGYLGVQIRPVDDDLASALGLGDKNGEFIGAVEPDAAADKAGIKAGDVVVKVDNKSVTSKQTLSFLVANVEPGQTIPIELFRQGKRRTVNVTVGKRPSPEELRQSQMFQNDDDTATDEPGMSDGTVTESLGLQVVPVTPRIARQLGAPEDTKGLAIGAVDPSSDASTKGLQRRDIILSANYKDVTSVEELDAVVAEAREDGRDAVLLRIQRRGRPALYVAVRMR